A stretch of Myceligenerans xiligouense DNA encodes these proteins:
- a CDS encoding metallophosphoesterase, protein MHPTPTAPARTSRTARVAGAALTLLGLVAPLAVTQAGPAAADVAPAVGDTAVSATAAETAADTASRFTLAVLPDTQFYSRYSGDQFVPRYGSDPFQVQTEWLADVQDELRIPFTTHLGDVVDRAGVENEWRVADTAMSTLEAASLPYSILPGNHDVRNSDDRLTDEDYDLDAEPYLDWFGPERAVRNETYGGSDPTGLSEYHVFEAEGQQFLVLAMTWRASDTTIAWANEVIDSHPTLPVILTTHSLINVDTDGTTAKDTEYGLKLWDELIAPNDQIFLTFNGHFHGAARQTRVNDAGHEVTQILVDYQMAYDGGNGYLGLLEFDLTNDRISMQTASPWVTWKPQASLTAYDQPFLEGPNQQFTIDIDFADRFGGFAPKFGPGTPDEPSLTQRARDLLLDGFTGPDPVTTQPPASTGDYPRVDGTLAHWRFGGLDGVLPEHAVVPDVAGDNDMHRVGLAESGSPTARVEDVTVTHDGVHPLSSDGAAVCFADSDKTAQRLSYLATDADAPVNDVDLANGYTIETFLKIDGGFTEDTNAWMKALVRSGNRSRLPGMPWSRWDYTASPAALGLSNLKEFQWTEVPVETTKGDRTAWSGEIILDRWVHVALVNDPADSTTTMYVDGAPVLRNATDTLGHSIEQDMPWLIGTDWVDDHATNGWHGCVGETRVIDHPTGPEEWLTGRADLDGLTLDLSDGDRVRHLREVTGTGIPGATVNVTIEPTAGDRQGFRGRPGQGHGPWHHRDREITAVVDDDGTWSARFRPHLHKGEYTLRATQALGDRESAAAEVAFEVGRDRGHRG, encoded by the coding sequence GTGCATCCCACACCCACCGCGCCCGCGCGCACGAGCCGGACGGCTCGCGTCGCGGGTGCCGCTCTCACCCTGCTCGGCCTCGTCGCCCCGCTGGCGGTCACGCAGGCCGGCCCCGCGGCCGCGGACGTCGCCCCCGCCGTCGGCGACACCGCTGTCAGCGCTACCGCGGCCGAGACCGCGGCGGACACCGCCTCCCGCTTCACCCTCGCCGTCCTCCCGGACACGCAGTTCTACTCGCGCTACTCCGGGGACCAGTTCGTGCCCCGCTACGGGTCGGACCCGTTCCAGGTGCAGACCGAGTGGCTCGCCGACGTCCAGGACGAGCTGCGCATCCCGTTCACGACTCACCTGGGTGACGTCGTCGACCGCGCCGGCGTCGAGAACGAGTGGCGGGTCGCGGACACCGCGATGAGCACCCTCGAGGCGGCGTCCCTGCCGTACTCGATCCTGCCCGGCAACCACGACGTGCGGAACTCCGACGACCGTCTCACCGACGAGGACTACGACCTCGACGCCGAGCCGTATCTCGACTGGTTCGGCCCCGAGCGCGCGGTCCGCAACGAGACCTACGGCGGCAGCGACCCGACCGGGCTCAGCGAGTACCACGTGTTCGAGGCCGAAGGGCAGCAGTTCCTCGTGCTCGCCATGACGTGGCGTGCGTCGGACACCACCATCGCCTGGGCGAACGAGGTCATCGACAGCCACCCCACGCTGCCCGTCATCCTCACGACCCACTCCCTGATCAACGTCGACACCGACGGCACCACGGCCAAGGACACCGAGTACGGCCTCAAGCTGTGGGACGAGCTGATCGCCCCGAACGACCAGATCTTCCTCACGTTCAACGGCCACTTCCACGGCGCCGCCCGCCAGACCCGCGTGAACGACGCCGGGCACGAGGTCACGCAGATCCTCGTCGACTACCAGATGGCGTACGACGGCGGGAACGGCTACCTCGGCCTGCTCGAGTTCGACCTGACCAACGACCGCATCTCCATGCAGACCGCCTCCCCGTGGGTCACCTGGAAGCCGCAGGCCTCACTCACCGCCTACGACCAGCCGTTCCTCGAGGGCCCGAACCAGCAGTTCACGATCGACATCGACTTCGCCGACCGGTTCGGCGGCTTCGCGCCGAAGTTCGGCCCCGGCACGCCCGACGAGCCCTCCCTCACGCAGCGCGCTCGTGACCTGCTGCTCGACGGGTTCACCGGCCCCGACCCAGTGACGACCCAGCCGCCCGCCTCCACCGGCGACTACCCGCGCGTGGACGGCACCCTCGCCCACTGGCGCTTCGGCGGCCTGGACGGTGTCCTGCCCGAGCACGCCGTCGTCCCCGACGTCGCCGGCGACAACGACATGCACCGCGTCGGCCTCGCCGAGTCCGGATCGCCGACGGCGCGGGTCGAGGACGTCACCGTGACCCACGACGGAGTCCACCCGCTGTCCTCCGACGGCGCGGCCGTCTGCTTCGCCGACTCCGACAAGACCGCGCAGCGCCTCAGCTACCTCGCCACGGACGCCGACGCCCCCGTGAACGACGTCGACCTCGCGAACGGCTACACGATCGAGACGTTCCTCAAGATCGACGGCGGGTTCACCGAGGACACCAACGCCTGGATGAAGGCCCTCGTCCGGTCCGGCAACCGCTCCCGCCTGCCCGGCATGCCCTGGTCGCGGTGGGACTACACCGCCTCACCCGCCGCACTCGGACTCTCCAACCTCAAGGAGTTCCAGTGGACCGAGGTCCCCGTCGAGACCACCAAGGGCGACCGCACCGCCTGGTCCGGCGAGATCATCCTGGACCGCTGGGTGCACGTCGCGCTCGTGAACGACCCGGCCGACAGCACCACCACGATGTACGTCGACGGCGCCCCCGTCCTGCGCAACGCCACCGACACCCTCGGGCACAGCATCGAGCAGGACATGCCGTGGCTCATCGGCACCGACTGGGTCGACGACCACGCCACCAACGGCTGGCACGGCTGCGTCGGCGAGACCCGCGTCATCGACCACCCGACCGGTCCCGAGGAATGGCTCACGGGCCGCGCCGACCTGGACGGTCTCACGCTCGACCTGTCCGACGGCGACCGCGTCCGGCACCTGCGCGAGGTGACGGGCACCGGCATCCCGGGCGCCACCGTGAACGTCACGATCGAGCCCACCGCGGGCGACCGCCAGGGCTTCCGGGGCCGCCCGGGCCAGGGCCACGGGCCCTGGCACCACCGCGACCGTGAGATCACCGCGGTGGTGGACGACGACGGCACCTGGTCCGCCCGCTTCCGCCCCCACCTCCACAAGGGCGAGTACACACTCCGCGCCACGCAGGCACTCGGCGACCGCGAGTCGGCGGCTGCCGAGGTGGCCTTCGAGGTCGGGCGCGACCGGGGCCACCGTGGCTGA
- a CDS encoding deoxyguanosinetriphosphate triphosphohydrolase: MVGVNETSVPAAPASYTPADAERWVTEPPKSIARTPFERDRARVVHSSALRRLGAKTQVLGAGHDDFVRTRLTHSLEVAQVGRETGRSLGCDPDVVDTACLTHDLGHPPFGHNGETALAELAGQIGGFEGNAQTLRLLTRLEPKVFAEDGRPAGLNLTRASLDASVKYPWAYGSGPERPDGRPSGKFGVYADDVPVFTWLRERAPVGVKCLEAQVMDLADDVAYSVHDVEDGVVAGRIDLDLMAHAEERARVAEHVRNWYGAWYSAAAIDAAIGRLQDYLRGEGYLLRAYDGSRRSLASLKDMTSQLIGRFVGAAVDATRIEYGDGPLTRYAARLMVPEETELEILALKGIAVTYVMAPRGMEPRYEREREILTDLVRVLTERPEELEPLFAADWKDAADDTARLRVVIDQVASLTDLSALALHARLVRPGA, encoded by the coding sequence CTGGTGGGCGTGAACGAGACATCCGTGCCCGCCGCTCCGGCGTCGTACACACCGGCCGACGCCGAGCGGTGGGTCACGGAACCACCCAAGTCCATCGCCCGCACACCCTTCGAACGCGACCGTGCCCGTGTCGTGCACTCCTCGGCCCTGCGCCGCCTCGGCGCCAAGACCCAGGTGCTCGGCGCCGGGCACGACGACTTCGTCCGCACCCGCCTCACGCACTCCCTCGAAGTCGCGCAGGTGGGCCGCGAGACCGGCCGCAGCCTCGGCTGCGACCCCGACGTGGTCGACACCGCGTGCCTCACCCACGACCTGGGCCACCCGCCCTTCGGCCACAACGGCGAGACGGCGCTCGCGGAGCTCGCCGGGCAGATCGGCGGCTTCGAGGGAAACGCCCAGACGCTGCGGCTGCTGACCCGGCTGGAGCCGAAGGTCTTCGCGGAGGACGGGCGGCCCGCAGGGCTGAACCTGACGCGGGCGTCGCTGGACGCGAGCGTAAAGTACCCGTGGGCCTACGGGTCCGGACCCGAGCGCCCCGACGGGCGGCCGAGCGGCAAGTTCGGCGTCTACGCGGACGACGTTCCGGTGTTCACCTGGCTGCGCGAGCGCGCCCCCGTGGGCGTCAAGTGCCTGGAAGCCCAGGTCATGGACCTGGCCGACGACGTCGCCTACTCCGTGCACGACGTCGAGGACGGCGTGGTGGCAGGCCGGATCGACCTCGACCTCATGGCGCACGCCGAGGAGCGGGCGCGCGTGGCCGAGCACGTGCGCAACTGGTACGGCGCGTGGTACTCGGCCGCCGCGATCGACGCCGCGATCGGCCGTCTCCAGGACTACCTGCGCGGCGAGGGATACCTGCTGCGGGCCTACGACGGCTCCCGGCGGTCGCTGGCGTCGCTCAAGGACATGACGAGCCAGCTCATCGGCCGGTTCGTGGGCGCCGCGGTCGACGCGACCCGGATCGAGTACGGCGACGGCCCGCTCACGCGCTACGCGGCGCGGCTGATGGTCCCCGAGGAGACCGAGCTCGAGATCCTCGCGCTCAAGGGGATCGCCGTGACCTACGTGATGGCGCCTCGCGGCATGGAGCCCCGCTACGAGCGCGAGCGCGAGATCCTCACCGACCTGGTGCGCGTGCTCACCGAGCGTCCGGAGGAGCTGGAGCCGTTGTTCGCCGCGGACTGGAAGGACGCCGCCGACGACACCGCCCGCCTGCGCGTGGTGATCGACCAGGTGGCGTCTCTGACGGACCTGTCGGCGCTGGCGCTGCACGCGCGCCTGGTGCGGCCGGGCGCCTGA
- a CDS encoding AI-2E family transporter, with the protein MATQAPVRNAGEDSDTAEDATATAAAPAPASARRERSWLRTTGDAAWRLIGIAAAIGLVVYLIGLVQIVFVAVYLALVLTAVLLPLGNLYDRALPRGLAMFASLLTLLAVVGGLTTYVVSTITARSDDLVAQLTSGLDSLAASLPFDVGTSEDWLLDGGVWFEENSGAVIDQALQGANLAATGVTVVVLAMFLTVFFLTGGGAIWGWFVAQLPARLQDRWEIAGQTGWRTFSGYTRGIAFVALTDATMAGIFLTLVGNPLALPLTVVVFLAVFVPMVGPVAAIIISAVVTLATGDPTSAIIVALGMTVIAQIDANVLQPLITGKQVNLHPVAMALAITCGTVLAGLLGAVIAVPLTAVSWAVFSRLRRRPGAVEDGVADDDTGAPTTAADRAAPAQ; encoded by the coding sequence ATGGCCACCCAAGCGCCGGTACGGAACGCCGGGGAAGATTCGGACACGGCCGAGGACGCCACCGCGACCGCCGCCGCACCCGCGCCGGCCTCCGCCCGGCGCGAACGAAGCTGGCTGCGTACCACCGGCGACGCCGCGTGGCGGCTCATCGGTATCGCCGCGGCGATCGGCCTGGTGGTCTACCTCATCGGGCTCGTGCAGATCGTCTTCGTGGCGGTGTATCTCGCGCTGGTGCTCACCGCCGTCCTCCTGCCGCTGGGCAATCTCTACGACCGCGCCCTGCCGCGCGGCCTCGCGATGTTCGCGTCACTGCTCACGCTGCTGGCCGTCGTGGGCGGCCTGACGACGTACGTCGTCTCGACGATCACCGCGCGCTCCGACGACCTGGTCGCCCAGCTCACCAGCGGCCTCGACTCCCTGGCCGCGTCGCTGCCGTTCGATGTCGGGACCAGCGAGGACTGGCTCCTCGACGGCGGCGTCTGGTTCGAGGAGAACAGCGGGGCCGTCATCGACCAGGCCCTGCAGGGCGCGAACCTTGCCGCGACCGGCGTCACCGTCGTCGTCCTGGCGATGTTCCTCACCGTCTTCTTCCTCACCGGCGGCGGCGCGATCTGGGGATGGTTCGTCGCGCAGCTTCCCGCGAGGCTCCAGGACCGCTGGGAGATCGCGGGCCAGACCGGCTGGCGCACCTTCTCGGGCTACACGCGCGGCATCGCGTTCGTCGCCCTGACCGACGCGACGATGGCCGGAATCTTCCTGACCCTCGTGGGCAACCCTCTCGCGCTGCCGCTCACGGTGGTCGTGTTCCTGGCGGTGTTCGTGCCCATGGTGGGCCCGGTGGCGGCCATCATCATCAGCGCGGTCGTGACGCTCGCCACCGGCGACCCGACGTCGGCGATCATCGTCGCCCTGGGGATGACCGTCATCGCCCAGATCGACGCCAACGTGCTGCAGCCCCTCATCACCGGCAAGCAGGTGAACCTGCACCCCGTGGCGATGGCGCTGGCCATCACGTGCGGCACGGTGCTCGCCGGCCTGCTGGGCGCGGTGATCGCCGTCCCGCTCACGGCGGTGTCGTGGGCGGTGTTCAGCCGCCTGCGGCGTCGTCCCGGTGCCGTCGAGGACGGGGTGGCCGACGACGACACGGGCGCGCCGACGACGGCCGCGGACCGGGCGGCTCCGGCGCAGTAG
- a CDS encoding TlpA family protein disulfide reductase, with protein MDPQLASHHAGSEYRFERFRTRLLIDDMTFDRDALGPGSRLPEFDLPLLDGGRFTSGALGERPVLMVFGSRTCPVTESSVPVLKRLHARFGNRVRFVLVNTREAHPGQTIGQPATDAEKHLHAQRLRLHHDIPFEVAVDDIDGTVHRAFSPKPNSAYLVDTTGTITFRFHWANDEPALRRALERAASGNTVRGRSGAMAGPLLRAVGHLPGIVTAAGSRTGDDIWRAAPPLAVLGALSRLFPGLPADRRGPAAAAAAALMVGAVAAGLLAVLT; from the coding sequence ATGGATCCACAGCTTGCCTCCCACCACGCCGGTTCGGAGTACCGCTTCGAGCGCTTCCGAACCCGGCTCCTGATCGACGACATGACGTTCGACCGCGACGCCCTCGGCCCCGGCAGCCGCCTGCCGGAGTTCGACCTGCCGCTCCTCGACGGAGGCCGGTTCACCTCCGGCGCACTCGGCGAACGTCCGGTACTCATGGTCTTCGGTTCACGGACCTGCCCGGTCACCGAGAGCTCCGTGCCCGTGCTCAAACGCCTCCACGCACGGTTCGGGAACCGGGTCCGCTTCGTGCTGGTCAACACTCGCGAGGCCCACCCGGGACAGACCATCGGCCAGCCGGCCACCGACGCGGAGAAGCACCTGCACGCGCAACGGCTCCGACTGCACCACGACATCCCGTTCGAGGTGGCGGTCGACGACATCGACGGCACCGTGCACCGGGCCTTCAGCCCCAAACCGAACTCCGCCTATCTCGTCGACACGACCGGAACCATCACGTTCCGCTTCCACTGGGCGAACGACGAACCGGCACTGCGCCGGGCCCTGGAACGGGCGGCGTCCGGGAACACCGTCCGCGGCCGCAGCGGAGCCATGGCAGGGCCGCTGCTCCGCGCCGTCGGCCACCTTCCGGGCATCGTCACCGCCGCCGGGAGCAGGACCGGTGACGACATCTGGCGTGCCGCTCCCCCGCTCGCCGTCCTCGGAGCGCTCTCGCGGCTCTTTCCCGGCCTGCCCGCCGACCGGCGAGGCCCCGCCGCGGCGGCGGCCGCCGCCCTCATGGTCGGCGCGGTCGCCGCCGGCCTGCTCGCCGTGCTGACCTGA
- a CDS encoding RtcB family protein produces the protein MSTPFPVALSGARAETLMWAHEHDVDHAALNQLRNISALPWVEGVRVMPDVHLGKGATVGSVIAMRDAVSPNAVGVDIGCGMIGVRTSLTARDLPDDLARLRSRIEAAIPVGFNAHDEPVDLRRLRPVAGSGGRERLRGEQRFWDRFASLHPKVRQLEARARKQLGTLGGGNHFVELCLDQDDRVWLQLHSGSRNIGKTLAEQHVGIAKHLDHNRGLVDRELAVFLAGTPEMDAYLNDLWWAQDYAARSRAVMMALAVRAVREEFAELDADGGLRFDEGVNVHHNYVAREQVDGAELIVTRKGAIRAGQGDLGLIPGSMGTGSYVVRGLGNPRSYWSASHGAGRRMSRSRAKKEFTLDDLAEQTAGVECRKDHGVLDEIPGAYKDLDAVIEAQSDLVEVVARLRTILCVKG, from the coding sequence ATGTCCACGCCCTTCCCGGTCGCGCTCTCCGGCGCCCGGGCCGAGACCCTCATGTGGGCCCACGAGCACGACGTCGACCACGCCGCCCTGAACCAGCTCCGCAACATCTCGGCGCTGCCGTGGGTCGAGGGCGTGCGCGTCATGCCCGACGTCCACCTGGGCAAGGGAGCGACGGTCGGCTCGGTGATCGCCATGCGCGACGCCGTGTCGCCGAACGCCGTCGGCGTGGACATCGGCTGCGGCATGATCGGGGTGCGGACCTCGCTCACCGCGCGCGACCTGCCCGACGACCTGGCGCGGCTGCGGTCGCGGATCGAGGCGGCGATCCCGGTGGGCTTCAACGCCCACGACGAACCCGTCGACCTGCGGCGCCTGCGCCCCGTCGCCGGATCGGGCGGCCGCGAGCGGCTGCGGGGCGAGCAGAGGTTCTGGGACCGGTTCGCGTCGCTGCACCCGAAGGTGCGGCAGCTCGAGGCGCGGGCGCGGAAGCAGCTCGGAACCCTGGGCGGCGGCAACCACTTCGTCGAACTCTGCCTCGACCAGGACGACCGTGTCTGGCTGCAGCTCCACTCGGGTTCCCGGAACATCGGCAAGACGCTCGCCGAGCAGCACGTCGGCATCGCGAAGCACCTCGACCACAACCGCGGCCTCGTCGACCGGGAACTCGCCGTGTTCCTCGCCGGCACGCCCGAGATGGACGCCTACCTGAACGATCTCTGGTGGGCTCAGGACTACGCGGCCCGGTCGCGTGCCGTGATGATGGCGCTCGCGGTGCGGGCCGTGCGCGAGGAGTTCGCGGAGCTCGACGCCGACGGCGGCCTGCGGTTCGACGAGGGCGTGAACGTGCACCACAACTACGTGGCGCGCGAGCAGGTCGACGGCGCGGAGCTGATCGTGACCCGCAAGGGCGCCATCCGGGCCGGCCAGGGCGACCTGGGCCTGATCCCGGGCTCCATGGGTACGGGCTCCTACGTGGTGCGCGGCCTGGGGAACCCGCGGTCCTACTGGTCGGCGTCGCACGGCGCGGGCCGGAGGATGTCCCGGAGCAGGGCGAAGAAGGAGTTCACGCTCGACGATCTCGCCGAGCAGACGGCCGGCGTCGAGTGCCGCAAGGACCACGGCGTGCTGGACGAGATCCCGGGTGCCTACAAGGACCTGGACGCCGTGATCGAGGCGCAGTCCGACCTCGTCGAGGTCGTCGCGCGGCTGCGCACGATCCTCTGCGTCAAGGGCTGA
- the def gene encoding peptide deformylase, with protein sequence MAMREIRVMPDPVLRTPCDRITKVDDRVRALVADLVETVDAEGRAGLAANQIGVGLRAFSWNIEGEIGYVLNPSIVELGEETQDGGEGCLSVPNLWYPTVRANYARVVGTDLDGNEVEVSGEGLMARCLQHECDHLDGKLYLDRLEREARKEAMRELRAHL encoded by the coding sequence ATGGCGATGCGTGAGATCCGGGTGATGCCCGACCCCGTCCTGCGGACCCCCTGCGACCGGATCACGAAGGTGGACGATCGCGTGCGCGCTCTCGTGGCCGACCTCGTGGAGACCGTCGACGCCGAGGGGCGCGCCGGCCTGGCCGCGAACCAGATCGGGGTCGGTCTGCGGGCGTTCTCGTGGAACATCGAGGGCGAGATCGGCTACGTGCTCAACCCCAGCATCGTCGAACTGGGGGAGGAGACGCAGGACGGCGGCGAGGGCTGCCTGTCCGTCCCGAACCTCTGGTACCCGACCGTCCGGGCGAACTACGCCCGCGTGGTGGGCACGGACCTGGACGGCAACGAGGTGGAGGTCTCGGGCGAGGGCCTGATGGCGCGCTGTCTCCAGCACGAGTGCGACCACCTCGACGGAAAGCTCTACCTGGACCGGCTCGAGCGGGAGGCCCGCAAGGAGGCCATGCGGGAACTGCGCGCGCATCTCTGA